In Dyadobacter subterraneus, a single genomic region encodes these proteins:
- a CDS encoding ParB/RepB/Spo0J family partition protein: METSNKNKKMTGLGRGLGALLQDSDKGNTSRPSPRPSSIDAVGSMNEIELDQIEANPYQPRTKFDQEALQELADSIRVQGIIQPITVRQLGQDQYQLISGERRLQASRSLGMVRIPAYVRTANDQQMLEMALIENIQRENLNSIEIALSYQRLILECNLKQEELGVRVGKNRTTVNNYIRLLKLPPVIQAALRDNRISMGHARAIITINSDQIQLKIFNKIIEEGWSVRKVEEEVRKLGMMSSISFETKKPVTLNQEIKSLQFQLSSFFGAKVSVKSSDDHKGEIKIPFGSQDELKKILETLKFDSKA, translated from the coding sequence ATGGAAACTAGCAATAAAAATAAAAAAATGACCGGCCTTGGTCGTGGTCTTGGGGCTTTGCTTCAGGACTCGGACAAGGGTAACACTTCGCGTCCTAGTCCGCGGCCTTCATCCATTGATGCGGTCGGCTCGATGAATGAAATCGAGCTGGATCAGATCGAGGCCAATCCTTATCAGCCAAGGACAAAATTTGACCAGGAAGCACTTCAGGAACTTGCGGATTCTATCCGGGTTCAGGGAATTATCCAGCCGATTACGGTCAGGCAACTAGGTCAGGATCAGTATCAGCTGATATCAGGAGAAAGACGTCTTCAGGCTTCCCGCTCTCTTGGAATGGTACGTATCCCTGCTTACGTGCGTACAGCCAACGACCAGCAAATGCTGGAAATGGCACTGATTGAAAACATTCAGCGGGAAAATCTTAATTCAATAGAAATTGCCCTGAGTTATCAGCGTCTGATTCTTGAATGTAATCTGAAACAGGAAGAATTAGGTGTACGTGTCGGTAAAAACCGGACTACGGTTAACAATTATATCCGCCTTTTGAAATTGCCACCGGTGATTCAGGCAGCATTGCGTGATAACCGTATCAGCATGGGTCATGCAAGGGCGATTATTACTATCAACAGTGACCAGATTCAATTAAAGATTTTCAATAAAATTATTGAAGAGGGCTGGTCTGTTCGTAAAGTGGAGGAAGAAGTACGCAAGCTTGGTATGATGAGCAGTATTTCTTTTGAAACGAAAAAACCTGTTACACTAAACCAGGAAATAAAGTCATTGCAATTTCAGTTATCCTCGTTTTTCGGAGCAAAGGTTTCTGTGAAAAGCAGTGATGACCATAAAGGGGAAATCAAAATCCCTTTTGGTTCGCAGGATGAATTGAAAAAGATTTTGGAAACATTGAAATTCGATAGCAAAGCTTGA
- a CDS encoding alpha-amylase family glycosyl hydrolase yields MENINTEDTATLQNFEGMGATCHPEGVHYRVWAPNAESVSVVGTFNDWNDQANPMQSEENGNWSLLVENSKEGDEYKFAIKTKDGVLMRNDPYALKVTNSAGNGVVYNHASFDWQDSNFQMPSWNEVVIYELHVGTFNAKEENHVGNFYTAIEKLDYLQGLGINAIELMPSSEFPGDRSWGYNPSNPFAIESDYGGPEGLKDFVKAAHEHGIAVILDVVYNHFGPSDLDLWQFDGWSENGGGGIYFYNDWKSETPWGGTRPDYGRGEVRQYIHDNALMWLREYRIDGLRMDMVVYIRNVKADGNPGNDLKDGISLMQWINKDIKEQFPNRITIAEDMHSLDFVTNSVENGGMGYGSQWDAEFVHSVRDAVITANDQDRDIPSVVSAITRKYNTDSFQRIIYTESHDEVSNGQARVAEEIADGDVNNWYSKKRAALGVALVMTAPGIPMIFQGQPLLEDKWFSDSDPIDWSRLDKFAGFASLHRDLIHLRRNWFGVTEGLQGQDVQIIRADNDKKVIVMHRYKDGGPKDSVVVVLNFSTETFDDYKVGFPREGSWKLRFNSDKGDYDPDFSNLGVFDVETMQGEFDNLQQFVSLQIPPYTALIYSQEE; encoded by the coding sequence ATGGAAAATATAAATACTGAAGACACCGCTACTTTACAAAATTTCGAAGGCATGGGTGCAACCTGTCACCCGGAAGGAGTTCATTACAGAGTTTGGGCACCAAATGCCGAAAGCGTTTCTGTGGTTGGAACCTTTAATGACTGGAATGATCAGGCAAATCCAATGCAGTCCGAAGAAAACGGAAATTGGAGCTTATTAGTTGAAAACTCAAAAGAAGGAGACGAATATAAGTTTGCGATCAAAACCAAAGACGGCGTTTTGATGCGAAACGACCCTTACGCATTGAAAGTGACTAATTCAGCTGGAAATGGTGTCGTATATAATCATGCATCGTTTGATTGGCAGGATTCAAATTTTCAGATGCCGAGCTGGAATGAAGTCGTAATTTATGAACTTCATGTTGGTACTTTTAACGCTAAAGAAGAAAATCATGTCGGCAACTTTTATACTGCCATAGAAAAACTGGATTATCTTCAGGGACTGGGAATCAACGCCATTGAGTTAATGCCAAGTTCTGAATTTCCGGGCGACCGTTCGTGGGGATACAATCCATCAAATCCATTTGCAATAGAGTCAGATTACGGCGGACCGGAAGGTCTTAAAGATTTCGTAAAGGCCGCACATGAGCATGGTATTGCTGTAATTCTCGATGTGGTTTATAATCATTTTGGCCCATCCGATCTTGACCTTTGGCAGTTTGATGGCTGGTCAGAAAACGGCGGCGGGGGGATTTATTTTTACAACGACTGGAAATCCGAAACTCCATGGGGAGGCACAAGACCTGATTATGGCCGCGGAGAAGTCAGGCAATACATACACGACAATGCCTTAATGTGGTTAAGGGAATACCGCATTGATGGGCTTAGAATGGATATGGTTGTCTATATCAGAAATGTTAAAGCCGATGGAAATCCTGGAAATGATCTGAAAGACGGTATTTCTTTAATGCAGTGGATTAACAAAGATATCAAGGAGCAATTTCCTAACAGAATCACGATTGCTGAGGATATGCATTCACTTGATTTTGTAACAAATTCTGTGGAAAATGGCGGTATGGGTTATGGCTCTCAATGGGACGCAGAATTCGTACATTCTGTTCGTGACGCGGTAATAACGGCTAATGATCAGGACAGAGATATCCCATCGGTAGTCAGTGCTATAACCAGAAAATATAATACTGATTCTTTCCAGCGAATTATTTATACCGAATCTCATGACGAGGTTTCTAACGGACAAGCCAGAGTTGCTGAGGAAATTGCTGATGGGGACGTAAATAACTGGTATTCCAAAAAACGTGCTGCGCTAGGTGTTGCGTTGGTTATGACTGCGCCAGGAATCCCAATGATTTTCCAAGGTCAGCCGCTTTTAGAAGATAAATGGTTTTCTGACAGTGATCCGATCGATTGGTCAAGACTTGATAAATTTGCAGGATTTGCCAGTTTGCATCGAGATCTGATTCATTTGCGTAGAAACTGGTTTGGAGTAACCGAAGGTTTACAAGGCCAGGATGTTCAGATTATTCGTGCTGATAACGATAAAAAGGTTATTGTAATGCACCGTTATAAAGATGGCGGACCGAAGGATAGTGTTGTCGTTGTTCTTAACTTTTCAACTGAAACATTTGACGATTATAAAGTAGGTTTCCCAAGAGAAGGTTCATGGAAACTTCGTTTCAACAGCGACAAGGGAGATTACGATCCTGATTTTTCAAATTTAGGCGTTTTTGATGTTGAGACGATGCAGGGAGAATTCGACAATCTGCAACAATTTGTTTCACTTCAAATTCCACCTTATACAGCTTTGATTTATTCTCAGGAAGAATAA
- a CDS encoding ParA family protein, protein MGKVIAIANQKGGVGKTTTAINLAASLAALEFRTLIIDADPQANSTSGLGFNPQEMENSIYECMVEDVRTGEVILETDFPNLNLLPSHIDLVGAEIEMINLKNREHRMKDAIAEVKDDYDFIIIDCSPSLGLITINSLTAADSVIVPVQCEYFALEGLGKLLNTITIIQSRLNTNLAIEGILLTMYDLRLRLSNQVVNEVTSHFESLVFNTIIPRNIRLSESPSYGIPVLAQDADSKGAISYLNLAREILTKNGLLSTDTHQGVN, encoded by the coding sequence ATGGGCAAAGTAATTGCAATTGCAAACCAAAAAGGCGGAGTAGGTAAGACTACAACCGCAATTAATCTTGCTGCGAGTTTAGCAGCATTAGAATTTCGTACACTTATTATTGATGCAGATCCGCAGGCTAATTCCACATCCGGACTTGGATTTAATCCACAGGAAATGGAAAACAGTATCTACGAATGCATGGTGGAGGATGTCAGAACGGGCGAGGTAATTTTAGAAACAGATTTCCCAAATCTGAATCTGCTGCCGTCGCACATTGATCTGGTAGGAGCGGAAATTGAAATGATCAACCTTAAAAATCGTGAGCATCGTATGAAAGATGCGATTGCGGAAGTTAAGGACGATTATGATTTCATTATTATTGACTGTTCTCCATCGTTGGGTTTAATAACGATAAACAGTTTAACAGCGGCAGATTCAGTGATTGTGCCGGTTCAGTGCGAATATTTCGCATTGGAAGGTTTAGGGAAACTTCTTAATACGATCACAATTATTCAATCCCGACTGAACACAAATCTTGCCATTGAAGGCATTTTGCTGACCATGTATGACCTGCGTTTACGTTTGTCAAATCAGGTTGTAAATGAAGTGACAAGTCATTTCGAATCTTTGGTCTTCAATACCATTATCCCCCGTAACATACGTTTAAGTGAATCGCCAAGTTATGGTATCCCTGTTTTGGCTCAGGATGCTGATAGCAAAGGTGCGATCAGTTATTTAAATCTGGCAAGAGAAATTCTTACCAAAAACGGGCTGCTTTCAACAGATACACATCAGGGAGTAAATTGA
- a CDS encoding DUF5683 domain-containing protein encodes MKKWFWIGMFILIAGKISAQKTEKVEEKERKKPEKTVVFDDSTAFIQGDSVKPQIAAGKKKFIPNPGKATKLAALIPGSGQIYNRDYWKVPLVYAAFAGGTWTALYWNVRYHDFLKGYKSFYDLDPKSSNYGKVKVAADARLPIFYRGGILNGARVDSLKLTIDQVKREKNTYRRYKETAIVFTVALYALSIIEANVAAHLKTFDLSEDISMKVSPKIQQPNMTLPTPGVSLVFNLHRRKQ; translated from the coding sequence TTGAAAAAGTGGTTTTGGATTGGGATGTTTATTCTTATCGCAGGTAAGATTAGTGCCCAGAAGACGGAAAAGGTTGAGGAGAAGGAACGAAAGAAGCCTGAGAAAACGGTTGTTTTTGACGACAGTACTGCTTTTATTCAGGGAGATTCTGTAAAACCACAGATTGCGGCCGGGAAAAAGAAATTTATTCCGAATCCGGGTAAGGCTACAAAACTGGCAGCGTTAATTCCAGGATCAGGGCAGATTTATAATCGTGATTACTGGAAAGTTCCTTTAGTGTATGCGGCTTTTGCTGGCGGAACCTGGACGGCTCTTTATTGGAATGTACGGTATCATGATTTTTTGAAAGGATATAAATCTTTCTACGATCTGGATCCTAAAAGCAGTAATTATGGCAAAGTAAAAGTTGCGGCGGATGCGCGTCTGCCTATTTTTTATCGGGGAGGTATTTTGAATGGTGCGCGTGTGGACTCTCTGAAGTTAACGATTGATCAGGTAAAACGTGAGAAAAATACCTATCGGCGTTATAAAGAAACTGCCATCGTGTTTACTGTTGCGTTGTATGCGCTTTCAATTATTGAAGCAAACGTAGCGGCACATTTAAAAACATTTGACTTATCGGAAGACATCAGTATGAAAGTCTCGCCGAAAATTCAACAACCTAATATGACATTGCCCACGCCGGGAGTAAGTCTGGTTTTTAACCTGCACAGGCGGAAACAATAA
- the dapB gene encoding 4-hydroxy-tetrahydrodipicolinate reductase: MKILLLGYGKMGKTIEKIALERGHSIVGKIDLSNRSEMDQLGKADVDVAIEFSSPESAYDNITYCLKKGWPIVCGTTGWLEHRSEIEALCQSEKGAFFYASNYSIGVNLFFRLNRQLAQLMKGHGYAASMTEIHHIHKLDAPSGTAITLAEGLIAEDSSIKGWTLAPESEGGLIQIKAEREGEVPGTHIIRYESEVDKIEIAHTAHSRAGFALGAVISAEWLPGKQGVFGMDDLLKI, translated from the coding sequence ATGAAAATATTGTTGCTGGGTTACGGCAAAATGGGGAAAACAATCGAAAAGATTGCCCTGGAAAGAGGACATAGTATTGTTGGTAAAATAGATCTCAGCAATCGCAGTGAAATGGATCAGCTTGGTAAGGCTGATGTTGATGTTGCGATCGAATTTAGTTCTCCTGAATCGGCATATGATAACATTACCTATTGCTTGAAAAAAGGCTGGCCGATTGTTTGCGGTACTACGGGTTGGCTTGAACATCGTTCAGAAATTGAAGCATTATGTCAATCTGAAAAAGGGGCTTTTTTCTACGCATCAAATTATAGTATCGGCGTTAATTTATTTTTCCGTCTGAATCGTCAGTTGGCGCAATTAATGAAAGGCCATGGTTATGCAGCTTCCATGACGGAAATCCACCATATTCATAAACTTGATGCACCAAGCGGAACTGCCATTACTTTGGCGGAAGGATTAATCGCTGAAGACAGCAGCATAAAAGGCTGGACACTTGCACCTGAAAGTGAAGGTGGTTTGATCCAGATTAAGGCAGAAAGAGAAGGAGAAGTTCCTGGTACGCATATCATCCGTTATGAATCTGAGGTTGACAAAATTGAAATTGCACATACAGCCCACAGCAGAGCAGGTTTTGCCTTAGGCGCTGTGATTTCTGCTGAATGGTTGCCAGGCAAACAAGGTGTTTTTGGAATGGACGACCTGTTGAAAATTTAG
- the lepB gene encoding signal peptidase I, with the protein MMQYCIIILYAMITPAKKEIASSPKLIRRKSAIREWFDSVLFAVIAATLIRWFFFEAFVIPSSSMEHTLLVGDYLFVSKLHYGTRTPVTPLQMPLTHQKIWGSEIPSFFDWISLPQFRLPGFSEVKRGDVVVFNLPVEHPNLYKNYEAVLPNLKPYPIDLRTNYIKRCVAEAGDKFEIRNSQVYVNGVKSLNPPEMQNEYFMAVTTAINEANIFRKNGITEFSPYMETQNDTLADNDEAGYIVKTTAQTAAKLKAYDFVKHIEKTVMPKGLRESHLYPESDLFNWNKDNYGPVVIPKKGVTVKLTPENVAFYGEVIQNYERNYNVVLKEGKIFQQGKQLEGYTFKQDYYFMMGDNRHNSADSRYWGLVPKDHIVGKAVFVWMSIDPDPVGFMSKIRWNRLFSIIK; encoded by the coding sequence ATGATGCAATATTGCATCATAATTTTGTACGCCATGATCACACCAGCTAAGAAAGAAATAGCCAGTTCACCAAAATTAATAAGAAGAAAATCTGCCATTCGTGAATGGTTTGATTCCGTTTTATTTGCCGTCATCGCAGCTACGCTGATTCGTTGGTTCTTTTTTGAGGCTTTTGTTATCCCCTCATCTTCGATGGAACATACTTTGTTGGTTGGTGATTATTTATTTGTGAGTAAGCTGCACTATGGCACACGTACACCGGTTACGCCTTTACAAATGCCGCTGACGCATCAAAAAATATGGGGCTCAGAAATTCCTTCTTTTTTTGATTGGATTTCATTGCCACAATTTAGATTACCAGGTTTTTCGGAAGTGAAAAGGGGAGATGTTGTCGTTTTCAATTTACCGGTTGAACATCCGAATCTTTATAAAAATTATGAAGCAGTTTTACCAAATCTGAAACCATATCCAATTGATTTAAGGACGAACTATATCAAAAGATGTGTTGCTGAGGCTGGTGATAAATTTGAGATTAGAAATTCTCAGGTTTATGTAAACGGGGTAAAAAGTCTGAATCCGCCTGAAATGCAAAATGAATATTTTATGGCTGTTACTACTGCTATTAATGAAGCAAACATTTTCAGAAAAAATGGAATCACAGAATTCTCACCTTATATGGAAACGCAGAATGATACGCTGGCAGATAATGATGAGGCAGGTTATATCGTAAAAACTACTGCTCAAACAGCGGCAAAACTGAAAGCTTATGATTTTGTAAAACACATTGAAAAGACGGTTATGCCAAAAGGATTACGCGAGTCTCATCTTTATCCGGAATCAGATTTATTCAATTGGAACAAAGATAACTATGGTCCGGTGGTGATTCCGAAAAAAGGAGTGACGGTAAAACTAACACCAGAGAATGTTGCCTTTTATGGTGAAGTCATTCAAAATTATGAGAGAAATTATAATGTGGTTTTGAAAGAGGGAAAGATATTTCAGCAGGGGAAACAGCTTGAAGGTTATACTTTCAAACAGGATTATTATTTTATGATGGGTGATAACCGTCACAATTCGGCGGATTCAAGATATTGGGGACTGGTTCCCAAAGATCATATTGTAGGAAAAGCAGTATTTGTATGGATGTCAATTGATCCCGATCCAGTTGGTTTTATGAGTAAAATCCGCTGGAATCGGTTGTTTAGTATTATTAAATAA
- a CDS encoding Lrp/AsnC family transcriptional regulator: protein MQLDLTDKRILELLQENSQFTMKEIASRINLSVTPVHDRIRKLEREGFIDKYVCLLNRRKLGKSLVVYCNITLDKQKRESFEDFNQAIVNMPEVLECSVVSGNFDYMLKVVVEDGEAYNQFYQHKLSALKSVLHISSYFVISEIKYSTGISVR from the coding sequence ATGCAACTTGATCTGACAGATAAACGAATACTGGAACTGCTCCAGGAAAATTCCCAGTTCACAATGAAAGAAATTGCAAGCAGGATTAATCTGTCGGTTACGCCTGTACATGATCGTATCAGAAAGCTTGAACGGGAGGGTTTTATCGATAAATATGTGTGTCTTTTGAACCGCAGAAAGCTTGGAAAATCTTTGGTTGTTTATTGTAATATCACCCTTGACAAACAGAAGCGGGAAAGCTTTGAGGATTTCAACCAGGCCATTGTAAATATGCCCGAAGTTTTGGAATGTTCTGTGGTGTCGGGTAACTTCGATTACATGCTGAAAGTGGTGGTTGAAGATGGCGAAGCTTACAATCAATTTTACCAGCATAAACTTTCTGCCCTAAAAAGTGTGTTGCACATCAGCAGCTATTTTGTAATTTCGGAAATAAAGTACTCCACAGGTATTTCAGTTCGTTAA
- the dprA gene encoding DNA-processing protein DprA — translation MLENPESEKLSTLALVNTPGIGSVTIRQLISYCGSAEKVFTSDYKRLIKIPGIGEKAARSILKKDGLAEAEKEWQNCIKTGAKLHFFSDSTYPNRLKSLYDAPVVLYSKGNFDYNSLRTVGIVGTRQVTEYGKAVTENIIKELIPYNPLVVSGLAYGIDITAHRACLKNGLATIGVMASGLSVIYPAVHQKTAIEMQEKGGLVTENALATKPDFMRFPARNRIIAGLSDVTIVVESAKKGGSLITVDFAQNYHREVFAVPGNISNPQSEGCNQLIRDNKACIFISVQDMADSIGWNLQNKVSNLTVAGTDSPYESTFIFDGFTQDEGQILSLLKRQGSMQVDELSWQSGLHLNKLATLLLNLEFQGMVKSLPGKKYGLI, via the coding sequence ATGCTTGAAAATCCTGAAAGCGAAAAGCTTAGTACGCTTGCTTTGGTAAATACACCTGGAATCGGTTCGGTTACCATTCGACAACTTATCAGCTACTGCGGAAGTGCAGAAAAGGTTTTTACTTCCGACTACAAAAGGCTTATTAAAATTCCTGGAATAGGGGAAAAAGCAGCACGATCCATTCTCAAAAAGGATGGCCTTGCAGAAGCCGAAAAGGAATGGCAAAACTGTATTAAAACAGGCGCAAAACTTCATTTTTTCTCGGATAGCACTTACCCCAATCGTTTAAAATCACTTTATGACGCCCCCGTTGTTTTGTATTCCAAAGGCAATTTTGACTACAACAGTTTAAGAACGGTAGGGATTGTGGGTACAAGGCAGGTGACGGAATATGGAAAAGCAGTTACTGAAAATATCATCAAGGAATTAATCCCATATAATCCACTTGTTGTCAGTGGCCTTGCTTACGGAATTGATATAACTGCGCATAGGGCTTGTTTGAAAAATGGTCTGGCAACGATCGGTGTGATGGCGAGCGGATTAAGTGTGATTTACCCGGCAGTACATCAGAAAACTGCTATTGAAATGCAGGAAAAAGGCGGGTTGGTTACAGAAAATGCCTTGGCCACAAAACCTGATTTTATGCGCTTCCCGGCCAGAAATCGGATTATTGCCGGTTTAAGTGATGTCACCATTGTTGTAGAATCTGCAAAGAAAGGCGGAAGTTTAATAACTGTGGATTTTGCTCAGAATTATCATCGTGAAGTTTTTGCAGTGCCTGGGAATATTTCAAATCCTCAATCAGAAGGTTGTAATCAATTAATTAGGGATAATAAAGCCTGTATATTTATTTCAGTTCAGGATATGGCGGATTCAATTGGATGGAATTTGCAGAACAAAGTCAGCAATTTAACTGTTGCTGGTACAGATAGTCCTTATGAATCAACATTTATCTTTGATGGATTTACGCAGGATGAGGGGCAGATTTTATCCCTTTTGAAACGGCAGGGAAGTATGCAAGTGGATGAATTGTCCTGGCAAAGTGGTTTACATTTGAATAAACTTGCCACGCTTCTGCTCAATCTGGAATTTCAGGGAATGGTAAAATCGCTGCCCGGTAAAAAATATGGGTTAATTTAA
- a CDS encoding SPASM domain-containing protein, producing MNKNFKDGLNLMSKVTPKRAWNAIQILSSYFYSKTTGQPVHWGMPIAISFEPTTSCNLRCPECPSGLRSFTRPTGMMEEKLYKKTIDELADTLLYLIFYFQGEPYLHPKFFELVNYAHEKGIYTATSTNAHYLTDEKARKTVESGLDRLIISIDGTTQETYEQYRIGGNLEKVLEGTRNIIKWKKELKSSTPHVIFQFLVVKPNEHQIEDVKKLAEEMGVDEVGLKTAQIYDYEEGSDLIPTIDKYSRYKKNESGRFSIKNKFVDHCWKMWHSCVITWDGGVVPCCFDKDAEYQLGDMKKTSFRQLWRGKKYNDFRASLIRSRSEIEMCKNCTEGTEVWA from the coding sequence ATGAATAAAAATTTTAAAGATGGCTTAAACCTGATGTCCAAGGTAACCCCGAAACGTGCGTGGAATGCCATTCAGATATTAAGCAGTTATTTTTACTCAAAAACCACCGGCCAGCCCGTTCACTGGGGTATGCCGATTGCCATTTCTTTCGAACCCACAACTTCCTGCAATTTGCGTTGTCCGGAATGTCCAAGCGGCCTTCGCTCTTTCACCCGGCCAACGGGTATGATGGAAGAAAAATTATATAAGAAAACCATTGACGAACTAGCAGATACTTTATTATATCTGATATTTTATTTTCAGGGAGAACCATATCTGCATCCCAAGTTTTTTGAGCTTGTCAATTATGCCCATGAAAAAGGGATTTACACGGCTACTTCCACCAATGCGCATTATTTAACCGATGAAAAAGCGCGTAAAACCGTAGAATCAGGTTTGGATCGTTTGATAATTTCGATTGACGGAACTACACAGGAAACTTACGAACAATACAGAATTGGTGGAAATCTGGAAAAAGTTCTGGAAGGAACCCGCAATATTATTAAGTGGAAAAAAGAGCTGAAATCAAGTACGCCTCACGTTATTTTCCAATTTCTGGTTGTTAAACCAAATGAACATCAGATTGAAGATGTGAAAAAATTGGCCGAAGAAATGGGTGTGGATGAAGTTGGTTTAAAAACTGCCCAGATCTATGATTATGAAGAGGGTTCGGATCTGATTCCTACTATTGATAAGTATTCACGGTACAAGAAAAACGAAAGTGGCCGTTTTTCGATCAAAAACAAGTTTGTTGACCATTGCTGGAAGATGTGGCACTCCTGTGTCATCACCTGGGATGGAGGTGTTGTTCCATGCTGTTTTGACAAAGACGCCGAATATCAATTGGGTGATATGAAAAAAACAAGCTTCCGTCAACTTTGGCGTGGCAAAAAATATAATGACTTCCGGGCGTCCTTAATACGGTCTCGTTCCGAGATTGAAATGTGCAAAAACTGCACAGAGGGAACAGAGGTTTGGGCGTGA
- the lepB gene encoding signal peptidase I: MAFNQGNNPSSSKKKSAVREWFDSVLFAVIAATLIRWLFFEAFTIPTPSMENSLLVGDFLFVSKLHYGTRTPKTPIQVPLTHQTIWGTNIPSYTDAIQLPSFRLPGFSDVKRGDVVVFNYPPELQHPVDLKTNYIKRCMGLPGDKLEVRDLQVFANGKAVENPPRMENEYFVATSTSVNEAKVFKDNGISEFNSYVETFNDTIATNDQPGYLVYTTVELAAKLKQYDFVKGVTVVKASKEISEPMLYPNSPLFKWNRDNYGPITIPAKGMTVQLTPENVALYGTVIKSYEGNDKVEITDNTVKVDGKVITSYTFGQDYYFMMGDNRHNSADSRYWGFVPKDHIVGKAVFVWMSIDPAPTSFFGKIRWNRLFRIIN, encoded by the coding sequence ATGGCTTTTAATCAGGGAAATAACCCTAGTTCTTCAAAGAAAAAATCTGCTGTTCGTGAATGGTTCGACTCTGTCCTTTTTGCAGTAATTGCCGCAACACTTATTCGCTGGTTGTTTTTTGAAGCTTTTACAATTCCAACTCCTTCGATGGAGAACAGTCTTCTGGTTGGTGATTTTTTGTTTGTTAGTAAGCTTCATTACGGTACTCGCACGCCAAAAACACCAATCCAGGTTCCTTTAACACATCAGACAATCTGGGGAACGAATATACCTTCCTACACAGATGCAATACAATTGCCATCATTTCGCCTGCCGGGTTTTAGTGATGTAAAACGTGGAGATGTGGTTGTGTTTAACTATCCGCCGGAATTACAGCACCCGGTCGATTTGAAAACCAACTATATCAAAAGATGCATGGGATTGCCGGGCGATAAACTGGAAGTTCGCGATCTTCAGGTATTTGCTAATGGAAAAGCAGTTGAAAATCCTCCACGGATGGAAAACGAATATTTCGTTGCCACTTCAACAAGCGTAAATGAGGCAAAAGTTTTTAAGGATAACGGAATTTCAGAATTCAATTCTTACGTAGAAACTTTTAACGATACTATTGCTACAAATGATCAGCCTGGATATCTGGTTTATACAACCGTCGAACTGGCTGCAAAATTGAAACAATACGATTTTGTAAAAGGAGTAACAGTGGTAAAGGCCTCGAAAGAAATCAGCGAGCCGATGTTGTATCCAAATTCTCCTTTGTTCAAATGGAATCGTGATAACTACGGACCAATCACAATTCCAGCAAAAGGTATGACAGTCCAATTAACGCCGGAAAATGTGGCTTTATATGGTACTGTAATCAAGAGCTACGAAGGAAATGATAAAGTTGAAATTACTGATAATACAGTTAAGGTAGATGGTAAGGTAATCACGAGCTATACTTTTGGGCAGGATTATTATTTCATGATGGGAGATAATCGTCATAACTCAGCGGATTCGCGTTATTGGGGTTTTGTACCAAAGGATCACATTGTAGGAAAAGCGGTATTCGTTTGGATGTCTATAGATCCGGCACCGACAAGTTTCTTTGGTAAAATCCGTTGGAACAGATTGTTCCGTATCATTAACTAA